A window of Coturnix japonica isolate 7356 chromosome 2, Coturnix japonica 2.1, whole genome shotgun sequence contains these coding sequences:
- the C2H6orf62 gene encoding uncharacterized protein C6orf62 homolog, which yields MGDPNSRKKQALNRLRAQLRKKKESLADQFDFKMYIAFVFKDKKKKSALFEVSEVIPVMTNNYEENILRGVRDSSYSLESSLELLQKDVVQLHAPRYQSMRRDVIGCTQEMDFILWPRNDIEKIVCLLFSRWKGSDEPFRPVQAKFEFHHGDYEKQFLHVLSRKDKTGIVVNNPTQSVFLFIDRQHLQTPKNKATIFKLCSICLYLPQEQLTHWTVGTIEDHLRPYMPE from the exons gcttagaaagaaaaaagaatctttaGCTGACCAGTTTGACTTCAAGATGTACATTGCCTTTGTGTTCAAGGACAAG aagaaaaagtcagCGCTTTTTGAAGTGTCTGAAGTGATACCAGTCATGACCAataattatgaagaaaatatcctGAGAGGTGTGCGGGATTCCAGCTATTCCTTGGAAAGTTCCTTAGAGCTTCTGCAGAAGGATGTAGTACAGCTTCATGCACCCCGCTACCAGTCTATGCGCAGG GATGTAATCGGCTGTACCCAGGAGATGGACTTCATTCTTTGGCCTCGTAATGACATTGAGAAGATAGTCTGTCTCCTGTTTTCTCGGTGGAAGGGATCTGATGAACCTTTTAGGCCTGTTCAg GCCAAGTTTGAGTTTCATCACGGTGACTACGAAAAACAGTTTCTGCATGTTCTGAGCCGAAAGGACAAGACTGGAATTGTTGTCAACAACCCTACCCAGTCAGTGTTTCTCTTCATTGACAGACAGCACTTGCAG ACTCCAAAAAACAAAGCTACAATCTTCAAGTTATGCAGCATCTGCCTGTACCTGCCACAGGAGCAGCTCACTCACTGGACGGTTGGTACCATAGAGGATCACCTCCGTCCTTACATGCCAGAGTAA